The region AAAGCTTTGTAAACAATTTGGTTTTAGTTACTCAATTGATTTTGGAGAGTGGTTTGATGTTAGTAACCTAGGCAACAACCCATTAGCACGTTTAGTATTAACTAGAAACGATTATTCTCTAAATAGAGAAAAATTGCTTATTGATTTGTCACCAAACGCTGATAAATGCCTGCAAAAAAAATGGGCTAACCCTAAAGCTCAATTTCAGGCTAGAGATGTAACTAGAGTAATAGTAGCAAAAGATCCCGAAAGCCTGCTGAACGCAAACGCCCCACAATTGGACACTGTAAACAACTATTTAATTGCTGCTAATTCACCAGAACAATCTGTAGGTTTATTGAAAAAGACTGGAACTGTAAAAAGCTATTTTATTACCACTGGTGATGAAGGTGGTGGAGATGGGGACGGAGGCGATGGAGGAGGCTTTTAATCTAAACTCTCAAGGAGGACATATATGCAGCATACCAATAGGCGTTTGACTGATTATTTAAGATTAAGTTTTATTGTAATTGGCTTATCTGTGATTTTTCTATCTTTTGTTGTGACTCTTCATGCTCAATCACAAAACTTGTTAGATCAACAAGTTAAAGAGGTTATCCAACAACAAAAATCTGATCAAGACAAAATTATATCTATTGATAAACGCTTAACAGTAATAGAAACAAAACAAGACTCAATTTTATATGTCGGCTGGGGTGTGATAGGTGGCTTGGGTATGCTCCTGTTGGAACGTGCTAAAGACATTTTATTTGCTCCAAGGCGAAGAAGGGATGAATAAATAATTATGATTACTACTGAACAGTTACGTCAAATTATGCCTAGATTATCAGTTGATAAAGCAACAGAATATTTACCTTATATAAATGAAGCTATGAAAGAGGCTCAGATAAATACACCTTTAAGCCAAGCTGCTTTTCTAGCTCAAATTGCCCATGAGAGCGGAGAGTTAAAATACTTCAAAGAACTAGCTAGCGGTGCTGCTTATGAAGGTCGTCGTGATTTAGGTAATACTCAACCTGGTGATGGAGTACGTTTTAAGGGTCGTGGGCCAATTCAATTAACAGGACGAGCTAATTACAGACAAGCAGGCAAGGATCTTGGATTGGATTTGGAAAATACTCCTGCACGTGCAGAAGCTCCAGACGTAGCATTTAGAATAGCTGGATGGTTTTGGACTAAAAGAAAGTTAAATGCCTTTGCTGATAAAGGTAATTTTGATGCCATAACCTATAGAATTAATGGCGGCTATAATGGGAAGGCAGATAGAGATAAATACTACCAAACAGCCCTAAAGGTTTTAGGAGGTCAAGATGGATGACATAAAAAAGAATCTACAAATACTTAACTGGAAAAAAATGATCTTGGTTGTAGGAGGCTCTTTACTGCTAGATCTAGCTGCTAGTTTAGCTGCTGAAGCTAGTCTAAAAGTTTTAATCATTCATGCTGGTATTGTATTTGGTACTACAACAGGAGCATTTCTCCTAGACGCTGCAAAGAAAATCCAAGACTAATAAAATGAACCCAAAAGTAAAAACTTTTTTAGCTCTAACATTAAGCTTCTTTTTAATAGCAGTTGGCTCACTAAGTATTAAAGCTTATTTTCTACTTGATAAGTTAAATTTAACAGTGGATAAAGTTAATAAGACCATAGATGAAAGTTCACCAAGTCTTATTTCAACTATTAATAGTAGTAAATCAACTGCCACTAAAATAGATAATTTTATTACTCCAGAAAGGCTCAAGTATCTGGATGAAGCTGCAAGAGCGCAAATAGACGGAACAAACCAAGCTACTCAAGGGGCTGCTGGTGTAACTCTTGCCACTATCACAACCTTAGAGGAGTTTGTTCAACCAGCCATAGCCGACTTTAGAAAAGAAGGGAAGGAAACCTTTGCTGAAATAAAAACAGAGGTCAAGGAACTACAAAACTTAACTCGTGAGCTAACTCATCAAGTCAACCAAAATGGCGATGAAGTTAAAGCCTTACTTGAACAAGGTAAGAGCATCGTTGTCAAATCTGAGCCTGAATTATTAGCTACACTGGCTAAGATTAAAGAAACAAGCGAACGTTTAGAGATATTAACCAATGACCCTGCTTTAGCTCAAACCTTGCGTAATATTGATAGTACAAGTTATAGTGTTTCGCTTATCAGTAAAGATTTATCAAATTTATCACACCATTTTATTGACCCAATTGTTAACCCAAAACCACCTAAAAACAAGTTCGATAAATTTCTTGTTCGCCCAACCATTAAAGTTCTTAGGGTATTAAATGGCTATGGCAATGTCTTGTTTTTCCTAGACCGAGTTATTCCTTAGTTCTTAATTCACCTTTATAAATCGATAAATCGATAAACCAATAAACCAATAATTCATACTAAATACAGGAGATAATATTATGTCTTTCTTAAATTTCTTTAAGAGAATAGGCTCTTTTTTTGCTAATTTATTTGGTAATAAAAAAGTGCAAGAAGCAGCGGGAAAGCTAGCAGGATTAGTTAAAATCGCCTTTCCTGTTGTTGAGCTAGTTGCACAAATCACTCCAACCAAGGCTGACGATTTACTAGTTGAAGCTGCTAAAAACATTGGCATCAGCATTAACGAAATTGTTTCCAGCACTAATGATTTAGTTCGTGATGGAGGCCGACAACGTTTAGCTGCTGAAGCTCTTAAACTAAAACTTTTGGAGCTAGTACAAAATGGCAAACAAGTCAAGTTAGACGATTTTACTATTAAAACCACTGCTGATGTTCTTAACCTTGATAAAACTACTCTATTAACTGCTGTTCAATCTGCTGTGTTTTTTTGGAAAACTTTTCAAAAAAGCAAATAAGCTCTCTAACATATTTTGCAGATGCACTCTTTTTTAACCTAAATTTTGAGGGTATCTATCATTGCCAGGAAACGCTCCTTGAGAATTAGGCAACATACTTATTTGTATCATCTTATCTTGTGGGGTAGGCATAGCCCAACCAGCGTTTGCATCTCCTGACCAACCTGGAATAAATGTGTTGCCTTGATTTGAGTACAAGCCAGTTTCTTGATTTAGATGAGTATGGCCTACAACACATAACCGCCAATTCACATTTGCTGTATCTGTGTGCTGTACGTAAGTATAAGCTTGTTTGGTTTGGCCTTCTTGCGCTGAAACATTAACAAAAACAGATTGAGAAAAATCTGCTGCTGCTACTAACTGTTGTGCTTTCTCATCTGTAAAACCGGCTGGGCCGCCTTGAAGACATTTGTCATTCCATCCCATTTTCTTTCTCCTTAATTATTAAAGCAAATTGGGTTGAGATATAGTTTTATTTTGTTACTCAATATGTAAAGCGGTAATTTAGGAAATAGCGCGACAGGTTAAATGTTAAAAATAGATTATTTTTTGCGGGTTGCTGTCAAGGTTGCTGTCAAACTAAAATAATACTTAGGATAGTTACTATTTAATTTATTATAAGTTGTTGAAAAGAAAGAAGCCGACTGCGGGACTTGAACCCGCGACCTGCTGATTACGAATCAGCTGCTCTACCAACTGAGCTAAGTCGGCATAAATTGCTAAGAAGAAAGCTGTTAAAATACTAAATTTGACATAAACAAGAATTATCTTTTATAGAAGCATTTTTTCAAGCCTGATTAACAGATTTTGCTAATTTTATTATTTTAAGTTCAATAAACTATAATAGTAAAATGCTGTAATTACTAAAGAATGAGTTATATAGCTGCCTTGTATTAACTTAGGAATTTCTTTTAGAGGAGTGTTTAGTATTTCTATTTCCTCAGTATTATCTAAATTAGGAGACTTAGTAAACTTTGAATTTTTAGCTAGAAAAGTATGACACTTGTTATTTTGAATTGCTG is a window of Blastocatellia bacterium DNA encoding:
- a CDS encoding glycoside hydrolase family 19 protein is translated as MITTEQLRQIMPRLSVDKATEYLPYINEAMKEAQINTPLSQAAFLAQIAHESGELKYFKELASGAAYEGRRDLGNTQPGDGVRFKGRGPIQLTGRANYRQAGKDLGLDLENTPARAEAPDVAFRIAGWFWTKRKLNAFADKGNFDAITYRINGGYNGKADRDKYYQTALKVLGGQDG